One segment of Sesamum indicum cultivar Zhongzhi No. 13 linkage group LG4, S_indicum_v1.0, whole genome shotgun sequence DNA contains the following:
- the LOC105159677 gene encoding putative germin-like protein 2-1, translated as MAKTVVLGFIALNVFCTAFAFGPIPLQDFCVADLTSSTRVNGLPCKDPATVQANDFFFSGLHVPGNTTNPFGTALTPVTVTQVPGLNTLGLSIARLDFAPSGFLPPHTHPRATEIVAVLEGSLEVGFVTTNPGYRHLSKVLEKGDVFVVPLGLVHYQRNVGSGNTVAIAALNGQNPGIIAVPSAVFGADPAINSDYLAKAFLLDKKTVEELQAKF; from the exons ATGGCTAAAACTGTTGTTCTAGGCTTCATAGCCCTCAATGTCTTCTGCACTGCCTTTGCCTTTGGCCCTATTCCATTGCAAGATTTCTGTGTTGCGGATCTCACAAGCTCCA CAAGAGTGAATGGGCTGCCATGTAAGGACCCTGCAACAGTCCAAGCCAACGATTTCTTCTTCAGCGGGCTACATGTACCTGGAAACACAACGAACCCTTTCGGCACCGCCCTCACCCCAGTGACGGTGACCCAAGTTCCAGGGCTCAACACTCTCGGCCTGTCAATTGCCCGCCTGGATTTCGCCCCGAGTGGATTTCTCCCACCTCACACCCACCCCAGGGCGACTGAAATCGTGGCCGTCCTGGAAGGTTCCCTGGAAGTTGGATTTGTTACCACGAATCCTGGTTACAGACACTTGAGTAAGGTTCTTGAGAAGGGCGATGTTTTCGTAGTTCCATTGGGTCTTGTTCATTATCAGCGCAATGTGGGCAGCGGAAATACTGTCGCCATAGCCGCCCTGAACGGCCAGAATCCAGGGATTATCGCTGTTCCAAGTGCTGTTTTTGGGGCGGATCCAGCTATCAACAGCGATTATCTTGCCAAGGCTTTTCTGTTGGACAAGAAAACAGTAGAAGAGCTCCAGGCTAAGTTCTAA
- the LOC105159675 gene encoding putative germin-like protein 2-1: MAKHIILLMSLVTLSFGLLAFAFEPSPLQDFCVADSTSSARVNGQPCKNPALVQASDFSFSGLHLPGNTSNPNGSKVTPVSVAQLPGLNTLGISMVRIDYAPWGINPPHTHPRATEILTVLEGSLQVGFVTSNPDNSLITKTLQKGDVFVFPVGLVHFQRNVGTGNAVAIAALSSQNPGVITIANAVFGSKPGISSDILAKAFQVDKSVVYQLQAKF; the protein is encoded by the exons ATGGCTAAGCACATTATCTTGCTGATGAGCCTCGTGACCTTATCTTTCGGCTTACTTGCATTTGCCTTTGAGCCCAGTCCACTGCAAGACTTCTGTGTTGCAGATTCAACTAGCTCAG CAAGAGTGAATGGTCAACCATGCAAAAACCCTGCATTAGTTCAAGCTAGTGACTTCTCCTTCAGTGGTCTGCACCTGCCTGGAAACACATCAAACCCCAATGGCTCCAAGGTCACCCCAGTGTCTGTAGCCCAGCTGCCAGGGCTCAACACTCTTGGAATCTCCATGGTTCGTATCGACTATGCACCGTGGGGAATCAACCCTCCACACACTCACCCCAGAGCCACTGAAATCTTGACAGTCTTAGAGGGTTCACTTCAAGTCGGGTTCGTCACCTCAAATCCCGACAATAGCCTCATCACAAAGACCCTTCAGAAGGGAGATGTGTTCGTGTTCCCAGTGGGACTTGTTCATTTTCAGCGCAACGTGGGAACTGGAAATGCTGTTGCTATAGCTGCGTTGAGCAGCCAGAATCCTGGAGTGATCACCATTGCTAATGCAGTTTTCGGGTCTAAACCTGGTATCAGCAGTGATATTCTTGCCAAGGCATTCCAGGTGGATAAGAGTGTTGTGTATCAACTCCAGGCCAAATTCTAG
- the LOC105159672 gene encoding putative germin-like protein 2-1: MAKHIILLTLVALSLGFLAFAFEPSPLQDFCVADSTSSARVNGQPCKNPALVQASDFSFSGLHLPGNTSNPNGSRVTPVSVAQLPGLNTLGISIVRIDYAPWGINPPHTHPRATEILTVLEGSLQVGFVTSNPDNSLITKTLQKGDVFVFPVGLIHFQRNVGTGNAVAFAALSSQNPGVITIANAVFGSKPDVSSDILAKAFQVDKRVVDQLQARF, encoded by the exons ATGGCTAAGCACATTATCTTACTGACCCTGGTGGCCCTATCGTTGGGCTTTCTTGCATTTGCCTTCGAGCCTAGCCCACTGCAGGATTTCTGTGTTGCAGATTCAACTAGCTCAG CAAGAGTGAATGGTCAACCATGCAAGAACCCTGCATTAGTTCAAGCCAGTGACTTCTCCTTCAGTGGGCTGCACCTACCTGGAAACACATCGAACCCAAACGGCTCCAGGGTCACCCCAGTTTCTGTAGCCCAGCTGCCAGGGCTCAACACTCTTGGAATCTCAATAGTTCGTATCGACTACGCACCATGGGGAATCAACCCTCCACACACTCACCCCAGAGCCACTGAAATTTTGACAGTCTTAGAGGGTTCTCTTCAAGTCGGATTCGTCACATCAAATCCTGACAATAGTCTCATCACAAAAACCCTTCAGAAGGGAGATGTGTTTGTATTCCCAGTAGGACTTATTCACTTCCAGCGCAACGTGGGAACTGGAAATGCTGTTGCCTTTGCTGCATTGAGCAGCCAGAATCCTGGAGTTATCACAATTGCAAATGCAGTTTTCGGGTCGAAGCCTGATGTTAGTAGTGATATTCTTGCCAAGGCATTCCAAGTGGATAAGCGTGTTGTGGATCAACTCCAGGCCAGATTCTAG
- the LOC105159776 gene encoding putative germin-like protein 2-3 → MAKILLFSISALSFFCITFAFGPIPLQDLCVADPTSSTRLNGLPCKDPAAVKADDFFFSGLHIPGNTKNPYGAALTSMTVAQVPGLNTLGLSLARLDLAPNGFVPPHSHPRATEILTVLQGSLEVGFITSYPDFKHLSKVLNQGDAYVVPVGLLHYQRNVGKGNTVVLAAVNNQNAGINVVPKGIFGAKPAINSDYLARAFLLDKNIVEQLQAKF, encoded by the exons atggctaaaattcttttattcagCATCTCAGCCCTCAGTTTCTTCTGCATTACCTTTGCCTTTGGCCCTATTCCATTGCAGGATTTATGTGTTGCAGATCCCACAAGCTCTA CAAGACTCAATGGACTGCCATGCAAGGACCCTGCAGCAGTGAAAGCCGACGATTTCTTCTTCAGCGGGCTACATATACCTGGAAACACCAAGAACCCTTACGGCGCAGCCTTAACCTCAATGACTGTCGCCCAAGTTCCAGGGCTCAACACTCTCGGCCTGTCACTAGCCCGCCTGGATTTGGCCCCGAATGGGTTCGTCCCACCTCACTCCCACCCCAGGGCGACTGAAATCCTGACAGTCCTCCAGGGTTCCCTGGAAGTTGGATTCATAACCTCATATCCTGATTTCAAACACTTGAGTAAGGTTCTGAATCAGGGCGATGCTTACGTTGTCCCTGTCGGACTTCTTCATTACCAGCGCAACGTGGGGAAGGGAAATACTGTCGTCTTAGCAGCCGTGAACAACCAGAACGCAGGGATTAACGTTGTTCCAAAGGGCATCTTCGGGGCTAAACCTGCTATCAACAGCGATTACCTTGCCAGGGCGTTCCTGCTCGACAAAAATATCGTAGAACAGCTCCAGGCTAAGTTCTAG
- the LOC105159674 gene encoding putative germin-like protein 2-1 — MAKHIILLSLVALSFSLLACAFEPSPLQDFCVADSTSSARVNGQPCKNPALVQASDFSFSGLHLPGNTSNPNGSKVTPVSVAQLPGLNTLGISMVRIDYAPWGINPPHTHPRATEILTVLEGSLQVGFVTSNPDNSLITKTLQKGDVFVFPVGLIHFQRNVGTGNAVAIAALSSQNPGVITIANAVFGSKPGISSDILAKAFQVDKSVVYQLQAKF, encoded by the exons ATGGCTAAGCACATTATCTTACTGAGTCTGGTGGCCCTATCTTTCAGCTTACTTGCATGTGCCTTCGAGCCTAGTCCACTGCAAGATTTCTGTGTTGCAGATTCAACTAGCTCAG CAAGAGTGAATGGTCAACCATGCAAGAACCCTGCATTAGTTCAAGCTAGTGACTTCTCCTTCAGTGGTCTGCACCTGCCTGGAAACACATCGAACCCCAATGGCTCAAAGGTCACCCCAGTGTCTGTAGCCCAGCTGCCAGGGCTCAACACTCTTGGAATCTCCATGGTTCGTATCGACTATGCACCCTGGGGAATCAACCCTCCACACACTCACCCCAGAGCCACTGAAATCTTGACAGTCTTAGAGGGTTCGCTTCAAGTCGGGTTCGTCACCTCAAATCCCGACAATAGCCTCATCACAAAGACCCTACAGAAGGGAGATGTGTTCGTGTTCCCAGTGGGACTTATTCATTTTCAGCGCAACGTGGGAACTGGAAATGCTGTTGCTATAGCTGCATTGAGCAGCCAGAATCCTGGAGTGATCACCATTGCTAATGCAGTTTTCGGGTCTAAACCTGGTATCAGCAGTGATATTCTTGCCAAGGCATTCCAGGTGGATAAGAGTGTTGTGTATCAACTCCAGGCCAAATTCTAG
- the LOC105159775 gene encoding putative germin-like protein 2-3, which yields MVKADHYTSNQHADITNSSFLFSSWLRITLGDNPFKETEILAQEARSEEKSPSGSTVTPVTVAQVPGLNTLGISMARLDFAPMGVIPPHFHPRANEILTVIEGSLEVGLVTSNPDNRLITKTLQKGYVFVFPVGLVHFQRNVGNGYAVAISGMSSQNPGVVTVTNAVFGVKPDISADIYIPID from the exons ATGGTCAAAGCTGATCATTATACATCTAATCAACATGCAGATATAActaattcttcatttttgttttcctcaTGGCTAAGGATTACATTGGGTGACAACCCTTTCAA aGAAACAGAAATATTGGCTCAGGAAGCCAGATCCGAAGAGAAAAGCCCTTCAGGCTCCACCGTCACCCCAGTAACTGTAGCACAGGTACCGGGACTCAACACTCTTGGCATCTCAATGGCCCGTCTTGATTTTGCTCCTATGGGCGTCATCCCTCCTCACTTCCACCCCAGAGCCAACGAAATCTTGACAGTCATTGAAGGTTCTCTTGAAGTTGGGCTTGTCACATCAAATCCTGATAATCGTCTGATCACGAAAACACTCCAGAAGGGTTATGTGTTTGTCTTCCCAGTTGGGCTCGTTCATTTCCAGCGTAACGTTGGAAACGGATATGCAGTAGCTATATCTGGAATGAGCAGCCAGAATCCTGGAGTAGTAACTGTAACAAATGCAGTTTTCGGGGTGAAACCTGATATCAGTGCTGATATATACATCCCCATTGATTAA
- the LOC105159676 gene encoding putative germin-like protein 2-1: MAKQIILFSLVALSFGLVAFAFEPSPLQDFCVADFTTSARVNGHVCKNPASVQASDFSFSGLHLPGNTSNPNGSKVTPVAVAQLPGLNTLGISMVRIDYAPWGINPPHTHPRATEILTVLEGSLQVGIVTSNPDNSLITKTLQKGDVFVFPVGLIHFQRNVGTGNAVAIAALSSQNPGVITIANAVFGSKPGISSDILAKAFQVDKSVVDQLQAKF, encoded by the exons ATGGCAAAACAAATCATCTTATTCAGCCTGGTAGCCCTGTCTTTTGGCCTCGTTGCATTTGCCTTTGAGCCAAGTCCATTGCAGGATTTCTGTGTTGCAGATTTCACTACCTCAG cAAGAGTGAACGGTCATGTCTGCAAGAACCCTGCATCAGTTCAAGCCAGTGATTTCTCCTTCAGTGGGCTGCACCTACCTGGAAACACATCAAACCCGAATGGTTCCAAGGTCACCCCAGTGGCTGTAGCCCAGCTGCCAGGACTCAACACTCTTGGAATCTCCATGGTTCGTATAGATTATGCACCATGGGGAATCAACCCCCCCCACACTCACCCCAGAGCCACTGAAATCTTGACAGTGTTAGAGGGTTCGCTTCAAGTCGGGATCGTTACCTCAAATCCCGATAATAGCCTCATCACAAAGACCCTTCAGAAGGGAGATGTGTTTGTCTTCCCAGTGGGCCTTATTCATTTTCAGCGCAATGTGGGAACTGGAAATGCTGTTGCTATAGCTGCATTGAGCAGCCAGAATCCTGGAGTAATCACCATTGCAAATGCAGTTTTCGGGTCGAAACCTGGTATCAGCAGTGATATTCTTGCCAAGGCATTCCAGGTGGATAAGAGTGTTGTAGATCAACTCCAGGCCAAATTCTAG